The DNA sequence CTTTTCTGCAACTAATGGATATTTTGGCTTTACATATTTCAAAATTTCAGCTTTTCCAACTCCATCTACTACTTCATCAATCGTTATCCCTTGAGGAATTTCTGTTGATGATAATCCCCCTTCTTGAATTTCTCCTTTTACAGGAATAACTTCATTTTCTGTTATAATTGATTCATCTTTTATCTTTGGGGTAAATTCTTCTATTTTGCTATTTTGTATATCCAAATTAGGTTCTAATATTTTTAATTCTTCTTTCTTTTCAGCTTTTATATTTTCTATTTTAGATATATGCTCTATAGAAGGATTCTTTGTAGTTTTATTAATTGGAATATCTATTATTTTCCCTAAATTTCTATTTTTTTTAACTGGAACATCTATTTTTTCTATTAAATTTTTATAATCTATCTTTTTAAATTCTACAACTTTAGGTTTTGTTATTTTCTTTTTTAATTTTTTCCCTTGTTTTTTTACTTTAATTTTTTTTCTAACTTTTGCTTTTTTTGTTTTCACAGCTTTTGTCTTTGTAGAATAAAG is a window from the Haliovirga abyssi genome containing:
- a CDS encoding energy transducer TonB, with amino-acid sequence MEKNDNKIFIFAIVISILIHNLLFLIPINFKTNYEEKIVERKKIKANFVKLYSTKTKAVKTKKAKVRKKIKVKKQGKKLKKKITKPKVVEFKKIDYKNLIEKIDVPVKKNRNLGKIIDIPINKTTKNPSIEHISKIENIKAEKKEELKILEPNLDIQNSKIEEFTPKIKDESIITENEVIPVKGEIQEGGLSSTEIPQGITIDEVVDGVGKAEILKYVKPKYPLVAEKNGWEGKVTLILNVSAEGRVKEIRIKKKSSYTILDKSAVDAGKNWRLIIQDKGVKLSGSVIVTINFRLIKGR